Proteins found in one Rhodobacter capsulatus SB 1003 genomic segment:
- a CDS encoding cysteine synthase A, with translation MICKDLAAAIGNTPLLRLKKASELTGCEILAKAEFMNPGQSVKDRAALYIIRDAIARGALKPGGTIVEGTAGNTGIGLALVGSAMGFRTVIVIPETQSQEKKDMLRLAGAELVQVPAAPYSNPNNYVRYSGRLAAALAETEPNGVVWANQFDNTANRQAHLETTGPEIWDQTGGKVDGFVCAVGSGGTLAGVGLALQPKGVKIALADPDGAALHSFYTTGVLKSEGSSITEGIGQGRITANLDGFTPDMSFNIPDAEALPVVFDLLSEEGICVGGSSGVNVAGAIRMARAMGPGHTIVTILCDYGTRYMSKLFNPDFLHAKGLPVPVWLDGRGATVPEVFEG, from the coding sequence ATGATCTGCAAGGACCTGGCCGCCGCCATCGGCAACACGCCGCTGCTCCGCCTGAAGAAGGCGTCCGAACTGACCGGCTGCGAGATCCTCGCCAAGGCCGAATTCATGAACCCGGGCCAGTCGGTCAAGGACCGGGCGGCGCTTTACATCATCCGCGACGCGATCGCGCGCGGTGCGCTGAAACCCGGCGGCACCATCGTCGAGGGCACGGCGGGCAATACCGGCATCGGTCTGGCGCTGGTCGGCTCGGCCATGGGCTTTCGCACGGTGATCGTGATCCCGGAAACGCAGAGCCAGGAGAAAAAGGACATGCTGCGGCTGGCCGGCGCCGAACTGGTGCAGGTGCCCGCGGCGCCCTATTCCAACCCGAACAACTATGTCCGCTACTCGGGCCGTCTGGCCGCGGCCCTGGCCGAGACCGAGCCGAATGGCGTCGTCTGGGCCAATCAGTTCGACAACACCGCCAACCGGCAGGCGCATCTGGAAACCACCGGCCCGGAGATCTGGGACCAGACCGGCGGCAAGGTTGACGGCTTCGTCTGCGCCGTGGGCTCGGGCGGGACGCTTGCGGGCGTCGGTCTGGCGCTGCAGCCCAAGGGCGTGAAGATCGCGCTGGCCGACCCGGACGGGGCGGCGCTGCACAGCTTCTACACGACGGGCGTGCTGAAATCCGAAGGCAGCTCGATCACCGAAGGCATCGGGCAGGGCCGGATCACCGCGAACCTGGACGGTTTCACCCCCGACATGAGCTTCAACATCCCCGATGCCGAGGCGCTGCCGGTGGTCTTTGACCTGCTCTCGGAAGAGGGAATCTGCGTCGGCGGCTCCTCTGGCGTCAACGTCGCGGGGGCGATCCGCATGGCCCGCGCGATGGGCCCGGGGCACACCATCGTCACCATCCTGTGCGACTACGGCACCCGCTACATGTCGAAATTGTTCAACCCGGACTTCCTGCATGCCAAGGGCCTGCCGGTGCCGGTCTGGCTTGATGGCCGCGGCGCGACCGTGCCGGAGGTGTTCGAAGGATGA
- a CDS encoding extracellular solute-binding protein, protein MKKSSLLLVSAAAALALSLPAKAGESSLLVFDWAGFEVEGLYQAYKDKYGDAPTYSFYGDDDEAYQKIASGFKADVAHPCSQMVSKYRDAGLIEPWDPAKIPALADIDPKYLDSPIFKDDKGVWFIPTDWGAAAIAYNPEEVPAEDVASLQVFVNPKYQGRISLPNSSDDVWSLAYLATGVTDWTKVTDEQFAAAAAWLREAHKNVLSYWADPAEQAQTMASGEVLISWSWNDGVTALRNENYPVAFQREAKEGSATFFCGYVNLKDGPGDEARAYDFMNSWLRPEAARALLDNIGYGHSSLKAMETIPLEEQVTAGIGPVKAPILPQVPNDPQQREKQLAEFEKIKAGF, encoded by the coding sequence ATGAAGAAATCATCGCTTCTGCTTGTTTCGGCCGCCGCTGCGCTTGCGCTTTCGCTGCCCGCGAAGGCGGGCGAGTCCAGCCTGCTGGTCTTTGACTGGGCGGGTTTCGAGGTCGAGGGCCTGTATCAGGCCTACAAGGACAAATACGGCGACGCGCCGACCTATTCCTTTTATGGCGATGACGACGAGGCCTATCAGAAGATCGCCTCGGGCTTCAAAGCCGATGTCGCCCACCCCTGTTCGCAGATGGTGTCGAAATACCGCGATGCCGGGCTGATCGAACCCTGGGACCCGGCGAAGATCCCGGCTCTGGCCGATATCGACCCGAAATACCTCGATTCGCCGATCTTCAAGGATGACAAGGGCGTCTGGTTCATCCCGACCGACTGGGGCGCCGCCGCCATCGCCTACAACCCCGAGGAAGTCCCGGCCGAGGATGTGGCCAGCCTGCAGGTCTTCGTGAACCCGAAATATCAGGGCCGGATCTCGCTGCCGAATTCGTCCGATGACGTGTGGTCGCTGGCCTATCTGGCCACCGGCGTCACCGACTGGACCAAGGTCACGGACGAACAATTCGCCGCCGCCGCCGCCTGGCTGCGCGAGGCGCACAAGAACGTGCTCAGCTACTGGGCCGACCCGGCCGAACAGGCGCAGACCATGGCCTCGGGCGAGGTGCTGATTTCCTGGTCCTGGAACGACGGCGTCACCGCTTTGCGCAACGAAAACTACCCCGTCGCCTTCCAGCGCGAGGCCAAGGAAGGCTCTGCCACCTTCTTTTGCGGCTATGTGAACCTCAAGGACGGCCCCGGCGACGAGGCCCGCGCCTATGATTTCATGAATTCCTGGCTGCGCCCCGAAGCCGCCCGCGCGCTTCTGGACAATATCGGCTACGGCCATTCCAGCCTGAAGGCGATGGAGACGATCCCGCTGGAAGAACAGGTGACCGCGGGCATCGGCCCGGTCAAGGCGCCGATCCTGCCGCAGGTGCCGAACGATCCGCAGCAGCGCGAAAAACAGCTGGCCGAATTCGAAAAGATCAAGGCCGGGTTCTGA
- a CDS encoding cryptochrome/photolyase family protein, translating to MRDETPILLWLRRDFRLSDHPMLSAAAASGRPVLALFILDPLAEAYGAAPKWRLEQALAAFAPALAACGVPLVLRRGPALAVLRQVLAESGAGAVWWSRDLDPAAIARDTEVKTALRAEGLEARSFDGQLLFAPWAVQTGQGGPYRVYTPYWRAVRGLTVAPPLAPVTALRPGPVLRGESLDALGLGRAMRRGGAVVAKYARVGEAAAQARLERFLREGIETYQARRDFLAENATSELSEHLAWGEISPRVIWHAGAQAMAEGRAGAETFLKELVWREFAWHLMFYYPRLATENWRPDWDSFPWAGESAAAERWRRGQTGEPIVDAAMREMYVTGRMHNRARMIVASYLTKHLLTDWRIGLAWFEDCLIDHDPAANAMGWQWVAGCGPDAAPYFRIFNPASQAEKFDPEGRYRRAWLAEGNRHAPQTAQDFFAAVPRSWGLVPGAALSAPLIDLAAGRDRALAAYAARPKTGQTGTGAATIAS from the coding sequence ATGCGTGATGAAACCCCGATCCTGCTCTGGTTGCGCCGCGATTTCCGGCTGAGCGACCATCCGATGCTCTCTGCCGCCGCTGCCTCGGGGCGGCCGGTGCTGGCGCTTTTCATCCTTGACCCGCTGGCCGAGGCCTATGGCGCGGCGCCGAAATGGCGGCTGGAACAGGCGCTTGCGGCCTTTGCCCCGGCGCTGGCGGCCTGCGGCGTGCCGCTTGTGCTGCGCCGCGGCCCGGCGCTTGCGGTGCTGCGGCAGGTTCTGGCCGAAAGCGGCGCGGGGGCGGTCTGGTGGAGCCGCGATCTGGACCCGGCGGCGATTGCGCGCGACACCGAGGTGAAGACCGCGCTGCGCGCCGAGGGGCTTGAGGCGCGGTCCTTCGACGGGCAGCTGCTGTTTGCGCCCTGGGCGGTGCAGACCGGGCAGGGCGGTCCCTATCGCGTCTACACGCCCTACTGGCGCGCGGTGCGGGGCCTGACGGTGGCGCCGCCGCTGGCCCCCGTCACCGCGCTGCGCCCCGGGCCGGTCCTGCGCGGCGAAAGCCTGGACGCGCTGGGACTTGGCCGGGCGATGCGGCGCGGCGGCGCGGTCGTGGCGAAATACGCCCGGGTGGGCGAAGCGGCGGCACAGGCCCGGCTGGAGCGGTTCCTGCGCGAGGGCATCGAGACCTATCAGGCACGGCGGGATTTTCTGGCCGAGAACGCCACGTCCGAACTGTCGGAACACCTGGCCTGGGGCGAGATTTCGCCGCGGGTGATCTGGCACGCCGGGGCGCAGGCGATGGCGGAGGGCCGGGCGGGGGCCGAGACCTTCCTCAAGGAACTGGTCTGGCGCGAATTTGCCTGGCATCTGATGTTCTACTACCCGCGGCTTGCCACGGAGAACTGGCGGCCGGACTGGGACAGCTTCCCCTGGGCGGGCGAGAGTGCCGCGGCCGAGCGCTGGCGGCGCGGCCAGACCGGCGAGCCGATCGTCGATGCCGCGATGCGGGAAATGTATGTGACCGGGCGGATGCACAACCGGGCGCGGATGATCGTCGCCTCGTATCTGACCAAGCATCTGCTGACCGATTGGCGCATCGGGCTCGCGTGGTTCGAGGACTGCCTGATCGATCACGACCCGGCGGCGAATGCGATGGGCTGGCAATGGGTGGCGGGCTGCGGGCCGGATGCGGCGCCCTATTTCCGCATCTTCAACCCGGCCAGCCAGGCCGAGAAATTCGACCCCGAGGGCCGCTACCGCCGCGCCTGGCTGGCCGAGGGCAACCGCCATGCGCCGCAGACCGCGCAGGATTTCTTTGCCGCCGTGCCGCGGTCCTGGGGGCTTGTGCCGGGGGCGGCCCTCTCGGCGCCGCTGATCGATCTGGCCGCGGGGCGGGACCGGGCGCTGGCCGCCTATGCGGCGCGGCCGAAGACGGGCCAGACCGGCACCGGCGCTGCCACGATTGCATCCTGA
- a CDS encoding tyrosine-type recombinase/integrase, protein MAGINRLTARGIAALTEPGRHSDGGNLYFNITKSGARSWVFFYRLNGKQREMGLGPFPTVSLADAREKAAEARRLLAAGQDPLDAKKAAKAEAKAAAAGLTTFGEYASQFIEAREGDWKNAKHRAQWRSTLLGPEVKEGGRAKPGPDYCADLRKRPVAEVGVDDVLTVIRPIWNTKRETASRIRQRIEKVLDAAMVEGLRPMGLNPARWQGHLALLLPAHGVLSKGHFTALPWRDLPAFMTALADREGVAARALEFLILCASRSGEVRGARWGEFDLDARVWTIPSERMKAGREHRVPLTDRAVEVIETMLPLRPRRPEDRPGALVFPGLRHAQLSDMTLGAVLKRMGVDATVHGFRSAFRDWAAECSSAPFDVIEQALAHQIGDATVRAYLRSDLFDRRRVLMEQWAAFVAAPPDAENVVPLRAAGGEG, encoded by the coding sequence ATGGCTGGCATCAATCGACTTACCGCGCGCGGAATCGCTGCATTGACCGAACCCGGGCGGCACAGTGACGGCGGGAACCTCTATTTCAACATCACGAAGAGTGGCGCCCGCTCCTGGGTGTTCTTCTATCGGCTCAACGGCAAGCAACGAGAAATGGGGTTGGGGCCTTTCCCTACCGTGTCCCTAGCCGACGCCCGGGAGAAGGCCGCCGAGGCCCGCCGCCTGCTGGCCGCCGGGCAAGACCCGCTCGACGCCAAGAAGGCCGCCAAGGCCGAGGCCAAGGCCGCCGCAGCCGGTCTGACGACTTTCGGGGAATACGCCAGCCAGTTCATCGAGGCGCGCGAGGGCGATTGGAAAAATGCCAAGCACCGTGCGCAGTGGCGCAGCACGTTGCTCGGCCCCGAGGTCAAAGAGGGCGGGCGGGCCAAGCCCGGCCCCGATTATTGCGCGGACCTTCGCAAGCGCCCGGTGGCCGAGGTCGGAGTGGACGACGTGCTGACCGTCATCCGGCCGATCTGGAACACGAAACGAGAAACGGCCAGCCGGATCAGACAGCGGATCGAAAAGGTTCTCGATGCCGCGATGGTCGAAGGGCTGCGCCCGATGGGGCTGAACCCCGCGCGCTGGCAGGGCCACCTTGCACTGCTTCTACCCGCGCATGGAGTGCTGAGCAAAGGTCATTTCACGGCCCTTCCATGGCGTGACTTGCCCGCGTTCATGACCGCGCTGGCCGACCGCGAGGGCGTGGCCGCCCGCGCGCTAGAATTTCTGATCCTATGCGCGTCGCGCTCGGGCGAGGTACGCGGCGCACGATGGGGCGAATTCGACCTAGACGCTCGGGTCTGGACTATCCCGAGTGAGAGGATGAAGGCAGGCCGGGAACATCGCGTCCCGTTGACGGATAGGGCGGTGGAGGTCATCGAAACGATGCTGCCGCTGCGCCCGCGCCGCCCGGAAGATCGGCCGGGGGCGCTGGTGTTCCCCGGCCTGCGCCATGCCCAGCTTTCAGACATGACGCTCGGGGCGGTTCTCAAGCGCATGGGCGTCGATGCCACGGTTCACGGGTTCCGATCTGCATTTCGGGATTGGGCTGCCGAATGTTCGAGCGCGCCCTTCGACGTGATCGAGCAAGCCCTGGCGCACCAGATCGGTGATGCGACCGTGAGGGCCTATCTTCGGTCTGATCTTTTCGACCGGCGCCGCGTGCTTATGGAGCAATGGGCGGCTTTCGTCGCTGCCCCGCCGGACGCGGAAAACGTCGTGCCGCTGCGGGCCGCGGGCGGGGAGGGCTGA
- a CDS encoding helix-turn-helix domain-containing protein produces MTTPIFLTVNEAREVLRLGRSKFYELVSAGEIRLSKIHGKSLVAKIELDRYVATLLPTDTAA; encoded by the coding sequence ATGACCACCCCCATCTTCCTGACCGTGAACGAGGCCCGCGAAGTGCTGCGCCTTGGGCGGTCGAAGTTTTACGAACTCGTCAGCGCGGGCGAGATCCGCCTTTCGAAAATCCACGGGAAATCCCTCGTCGCGAAGATCGAGCTTGACCGCTACGTGGCGACCCTGCTTCCGACCGACACTGCCGCGTGA
- a CDS encoding NUDIX domain-containing protein yields the protein MSLSKLYFFYGTLGHPPLLSAVLGRLPALHPARAPGYEVRHACDAAGTELGYPLLVPGPAGVEGVLADVTPAEEEVLDWYEIGYRKEVLTVTDAAGQPVAALAYLPEDRRWTPGRLWRLDDWAAQKGDLATLAVAEVMALRGQVSAEAAIARYPMIRVRAASRLRAAQPRPASLRRTPAAGDVVIESLTTPYAKFFAIEDYRLRHRRFDGGMSAALERAAFVSGDATVVLPYDPLRDTVLLVEQFRTGPLARGDANPWALETVAGRVDAGETPEEAARREAQEEAGVRLDRLIPAPSHYPSPGAKSEYIHCFIGLCDLPETGPGLGGLEEEGEDIRSHRLPFARMMDLIDSGEIETGPLIVIALWLARLREELRKTALGA from the coding sequence ATGTCATTGAGCAAACTCTATTTCTTTTACGGCACTCTGGGTCATCCGCCGCTGCTTTCGGCCGTGCTCGGGCGTCTGCCCGCGCTGCATCCGGCCCGGGCCCCGGGCTACGAGGTGCGGCACGCCTGCGACGCGGCGGGAACCGAACTGGGCTATCCGCTGCTGGTGCCCGGCCCCGCGGGGGTCGAGGGCGTGCTGGCCGATGTCACCCCGGCCGAGGAAGAGGTGCTCGACTGGTATGAAATCGGCTACCGCAAGGAGGTGCTGACGGTGACCGACGCCGCCGGGCAGCCGGTCGCGGCGCTGGCCTATCTGCCCGAGGATCGGCGCTGGACGCCGGGGCGGCTGTGGCGGCTGGACGACTGGGCGGCGCAAAAGGGCGATCTGGCGACGCTGGCCGTGGCCGAGGTGATGGCGCTGCGCGGGCAGGTCTCTGCGGAAGCGGCGATCGCCCGCTATCCGATGATCCGGGTCCGCGCCGCCTCGCGGCTGCGGGCCGCGCAGCCGCGCCCGGCCAGCCTGCGCCGGACCCCGGCCGCGGGCGATGTGGTGATCGAGAGCCTGACCACGCCCTATGCGAAATTCTTCGCCATCGAGGATTACCGGCTGCGCCATCGCCGCTTCGACGGGGGGATGAGTGCCGCGCTGGAGCGTGCCGCCTTTGTTTCGGGCGATGCGACGGTGGTGCTGCCCTATGATCCCCTGCGCGACACCGTGCTTCTGGTCGAGCAGTTCCGCACCGGCCCCTTGGCCCGCGGCGATGCCAACCCCTGGGCGCTGGAAACCGTCGCGGGCCGCGTCGATGCGGGCGAAACCCCCGAAGAGGCCGCCCGCCGCGAGGCACAGGAGGAGGCGGGCGTGCGGCTGGACCGTCTGATCCCGGCGCCGTCGCATTACCCCTCTCCCGGGGCGAAAAGCGAATATATCCATTGCTTCATCGGCCTGTGCGACCTGCCCGAGACCGGCCCCGGCCTTGGCGGGCTGGAGGAGGAGGGCGAGGATATCCGCAGCCACCGGCTGCCCTTCGCGCGGATGATGGATCTCATCGACAGCGGCGAGATCGAGACCGGACCCCTGATCGTGATCGCGCTCTGGTTGGCACGACTGCGCGAGGAGCTGCGCAAAACCGCCCTCGGGGCTTGA
- a CDS encoding DUF3772 domain-containing protein, protein MIARLFLRVLLLTLVLALPVAAQSDGEPNYKAFTKASSQVEEAVAKGEISDARLSDMRAEMVKWRTTFTEAQGTNASQIDTLKSQIAALGPPPAEGTPEDPLIAKRRDDLNTQLSKLQAPGISATEAASRSDAIIRAIDKLIRERQADKLLRLSPSVANPVNWPAGASLLRWMGEWIYEETHWRFTQPVNYETARDNAPLIIGLILGALLLLARGGAWMARLTRWLLTKTAMRGRNLISGIVSFGQVLLPTAGAVMATTALEKTALFGPILSSLYLLAPGMLFVVLAARWLGTRVFPPQAGEGVITPGAEGRVYALMLGLAFMAYRLIEMWIAPRAEDFLGGAGELGSERAADVAAKADAALSVLQVPLQVFAALALFRMGQLLRRQGNGAILAEEADGAFRLGLLRWLGNALLLIAVAGPVLGVIGYVSAANALIWPAVQTLGLLALVITLQSFLAELYVTVSGPEARRDALLPVLGGFLLSLASMPVLALIWGARVEDLIELWTSFQAGISVGGVRISPTSFITFAVVFTIGYTLTRIFQGALKASILPRTTIDKGGQNAIVSGLGYVGILLAALIAISTAGINLSSLAIVAGALSVGIGFGLQTIVQNFVSGIILLVERPISEGDWIEVGGRQGIVKNISVRATIIETFDRTDVIVPNADLISGAVTNWTRGNKTGRLIVPVGVAYGNDTRRIEAMLAEIAQAHPLVMMNPPPFAVFTGFGADSLNFEIRAILSDVNFKLRVHSEMNHQIAERFAREGIEIPFPQRDVWIRNPEMLRSDYVPPAEKMVVGHGTIAAAPAPARPEPGEGIAVLSDNDGAEEGDDR, encoded by the coding sequence ATGATCGCCCGCCTGTTTCTGCGCGTCCTTCTGCTGACGCTGGTCCTTGCGCTGCCCGTCGCGGCGCAAAGCGACGGCGAACCGAATTACAAGGCCTTCACCAAGGCCTCCTCGCAGGTCGAGGAGGCCGTCGCCAAGGGCGAGATCTCGGATGCGCGGCTGTCCGACATGCGCGCCGAGATGGTGAAATGGCGCACCACCTTCACCGAGGCGCAGGGCACGAACGCCAGCCAGATCGACACGCTGAAAAGCCAGATCGCGGCGCTGGGCCCGCCCCCCGCCGAGGGCACGCCCGAAGATCCGCTGATCGCCAAACGCCGCGACGATCTGAACACCCAGCTTTCAAAGCTTCAGGCGCCGGGGATCTCGGCGACCGAGGCTGCAAGCCGCTCGGATGCGATCATCCGTGCCATCGACAAGCTGATCCGCGAACGGCAGGCGGACAAGCTGTTGCGGCTTTCGCCCTCGGTGGCCAATCCGGTGAACTGGCCCGCGGGGGCCTCGCTTTTGCGCTGGATGGGCGAATGGATCTATGAGGAGACGCATTGGCGCTTCACGCAGCCGGTGAATTACGAGACCGCGCGTGACAATGCCCCCCTGATCATCGGCCTGATCCTGGGCGCGCTGTTGCTTCTGGCGCGGGGCGGGGCCTGGATGGCGCGGCTGACGCGCTGGCTTTTGACGAAAACCGCGATGCGCGGGCGCAATCTGATTTCCGGCATCGTCAGCTTCGGGCAGGTGCTTTTGCCCACCGCGGGGGCGGTGATGGCGACGACGGCGCTGGAGAAGACGGCGCTCTTCGGGCCGATCCTGTCCTCGCTTTACCTGCTGGCGCCGGGGATGCTGTTTGTCGTGCTGGCGGCGCGCTGGCTGGGCACGCGGGTGTTTCCGCCGCAAGCGGGCGAGGGGGTGATCACCCCCGGCGCCGAGGGGCGGGTCTATGCGCTGATGCTGGGTCTGGCCTTCATGGCCTATCGGCTGATCGAAATGTGGATCGCGCCCCGGGCCGAGGATTTTCTGGGCGGCGCGGGCGAGCTTGGTTCGGAACGCGCGGCGGATGTCGCGGCCAAGGCCGATGCGGCGCTGTCGGTGCTGCAGGTGCCGCTGCAGGTCTTCGCGGCGCTGGCGCTGTTCCGCATGGGGCAGCTTTTGCGCCGTCAGGGCAATGGCGCGATCCTCGCCGAAGAGGCCGACGGCGCCTTCCGGCTGGGTCTGCTGCGCTGGCTTGGCAATGCGCTGTTGCTGATCGCCGTGGCCGGGCCGGTGCTGGGGGTGATCGGCTATGTCAGCGCCGCCAATGCGCTGATCTGGCCCGCCGTGCAGACGCTGGGGCTGCTGGCGCTGGTGATCACGCTGCAAAGCTTCCTGGCCGAGCTTTACGTCACCGTCTCCGGCCCCGAAGCCCGCCGTGACGCGCTGTTGCCGGTGCTGGGGGGCTTCCTGCTGTCGCTGGCTTCGATGCCGGTTCTGGCGCTGATCTGGGGGGCGCGGGTCGAGGATCTGATCGAGCTCTGGACCTCGTTCCAGGCCGGGATCTCGGTGGGCGGGGTGCGGATTTCGCCCACCTCCTTCATCACCTTCGCCGTCGTCTTCACCATCGGCTACACGCTGACGCGGATCTTTCAGGGCGCGCTCAAGGCGTCGATCCTGCCGCGCACGACGATCGACAAAGGCGGCCAGAACGCCATCGTTTCCGGGCTGGGCTATGTCGGCATCCTGCTGGCGGCGCTGATCGCGATATCGACCGCCGGGATCAACCTGTCGTCGCTGGCGATCGTCGCCGGGGCGCTCTCGGTCGGCATCGGTTTCGGTCTGCAGACGATCGTGCAGAACTTCGTCTCGGGCATCATCCTGCTGGTCGAACGGCCGATTTCCGAAGGCGACTGGATCGAGGTCGGCGGCCGTCAGGGCATCGTCAAGAACATCTCGGTGCGCGCGACGATCATCGAGACCTTCGACCGCACCGATGTGATCGTGCCGAATGCCGATCTGATTTCGGGGGCGGTGACGAACTGGACGCGCGGCAACAAGACCGGTCGGCTGATCGTGCCGGTGGGGGTGGCTTACGGCAATGACACCCGCCGGATCGAGGCGATGCTGGCCGAGATCGCCCAGGCGCATCCGCTGGTGATGATGAATCCGCCGCCCTTTGCCGTCTTCACCGGCTTCGGGGCGGACAGTCTGAACTTCGAGATCCGCGCGATCCTGTCGGATGTGAACTTCAAGCTGCGGGTGCATTCGGAGATGAACCACCAGATCGCGGAACGGTTCGCCCGCGAGGGGATCGAGATTCCCTTCCCGCAGCGCGATGTCTGGATCCGCAACCCCGAGATGCTGCGGTCCGATTACGTGCCTCCGGCGGAAAAGATGGTGGTGGGCCACGGCACGATCGCGGCGGCGCCCGCGCCCGCGCGTCCCGAGCCGGGCGAGGGGATTGCGGTTCTGTCGGACAACGACGGCGCCGAGGAAGGCGACGACCGCTGA
- a CDS encoding N-acetylneuraminate synthase family protein — protein sequence MQIGTRKIGPEHPPLVIAEIGINHGGSLAVAKEMVRLAAASGCECVKHQTHILEDEMTDEAKQIFPPNADVSIWEVMARCALSQDDEIELKRYTESLGMIYLSTPFSRAAAEFLESIGVLAYKIGSGEADNLPLIRHIARLGKPVILSTGMQTIETIRASVEILQAAGVDFALLECTNLYPSPPEIVSLRGVKDLQDAFPGVPVGFSDHSIGPEMALASVALGACILERHYTDTRYRVGPDIINSMDPSELRHLIDRSKEIWIASRNPKERTAAEEPVYRFARASVVADRDLPAGHLITEADIWARRPGSGEIAGYDFDKVVGKRTTRALPRNTQLKWSDLA from the coding sequence ATGCAGATCGGAACGCGCAAGATCGGACCGGAGCATCCGCCGCTGGTGATCGCGGAAATCGGCATCAACCATGGCGGCTCGCTGGCCGTGGCGAAGGAAATGGTGCGTCTGGCCGCGGCCTCGGGCTGCGAATGCGTCAAGCATCAGACCCATATCCTCGAAGACGAGATGACCGACGAGGCGAAGCAGATCTTTCCGCCCAATGCCGATGTCTCGATCTGGGAGGTGATGGCGCGCTGTGCCCTGTCGCAAGACGACGAGATCGAGCTGAAGCGCTACACCGAAAGCCTGGGGATGATTTATCTTTCCACGCCGTTTTCGCGCGCGGCGGCGGAGTTTCTCGAAAGCATCGGCGTTTTGGCCTACAAGATCGGCTCGGGCGAGGCGGATAACCTGCCGCTCATTCGCCACATCGCGCGGCTGGGCAAGCCGGTGATCCTGTCGACGGGGATGCAGACGATCGAGACGATCCGGGCGAGTGTCGAGATTTTGCAGGCCGCGGGCGTGGACTTCGCGCTTCTGGAATGCACCAACCTTTACCCCAGCCCGCCCGAAATCGTGTCGCTGCGCGGGGTGAAAGACCTGCAAGACGCCTTCCCCGGCGTGCCGGTCGGCTTTTCCGATCACTCGATCGGGCCGGAAATGGCGCTGGCCTCGGTCGCCTTGGGCGCCTGCATTCTGGAACGGCACTACACCGACACGCGCTATCGCGTGGGGCCCGACATCATCAATTCAATGGACCCGTCAGAGCTGCGCCATCTGATTGATCGGTCAAAGGAAATCTGGATCGCCTCGCGCAACCCCAAGGAACGCACCGCCGCCGAAGAGCCGGTTTACCGCTTCGCCCGGGCCTCGGTCGTGGCGGATCGCGACCTGCCCGCGGGCCATCTGATCACCGAGGCCGACATCTGGGCCCGCCGCCCGGGCTCGGGCGAGATCGCGGGCTATGACTTCGACAAGGTGGTGGGCAAGCGCACCACCCGCGCCCTGCCCCGCAACACCCAGCTGAAATGGAGCGATCTGGCGTGA
- a CDS encoding TrgA family protein → MQKVVVRDTQMSLPTMAKLFGALGLAATGFITAELICGKLPPGTAVQGLALVAASFGLLLGWRVIGRNPGRGRVKVIERGVHAAIYLLVWTMVFLGALQMMREMSRGRYDGPSEALIDVLAQGMRLGSEALKLEVLGTLFCGAVLSAMLAEWAWKRWR, encoded by the coding sequence ATGCAAAAAGTCGTCGTTCGCGACACCCAGATGAGCCTGCCCACGATGGCGAAGCTGTTCGGGGCGCTTGGTCTTGCGGCCACGGGCTTCATCACGGCAGAGCTGATCTGTGGCAAGCTGCCGCCGGGGACGGCGGTGCAGGGGCTGGCGCTGGTGGCGGCCTCGTTCGGGCTGCTGCTGGGCTGGCGGGTGATCGGGCGCAACCCGGGCCGGGGCCGGGTCAAGGTGATCGAACGCGGGGTGCATGCGGCGATCTATCTTCTGGTCTGGACGATGGTGTTTCTGGGCGCCTTGCAGATGATGCGCGAAATGTCCCGCGGCCGCTATGACGGCCCGAGCGAGGCGCTGATCGACGTGTTGGCACAGGGGATGCGGCTGGGCAGCGAGGCGCTGAAGCTGGAGGTGCTGGGCACGCTCTTTTGCGGCGCCGTGCTTTCCGCTATGCTGGCCGAATGGGCGTGGAAACGCTGGCGATAG